In Helianthus annuus cultivar XRQ/B chromosome 8, HanXRQr2.0-SUNRISE, whole genome shotgun sequence, a single genomic region encodes these proteins:
- the LOC110871807 gene encoding zinc finger protein CONSTANS-LIKE 15, with the protein MATSNNNNNPTIQQDTTTPPCDYCNHHIAVIFCRADSAKLCLFCDHIVHSANTLSSKHLRSQICDGCRSAPVSVRCSTDNLVLCRDCDWDAHGSCAVSAAHDRTPIEGFTGTPSPVDLAANWGLELGLDQKKKKNPNDPVRDSGQDSGQDSGQWEYPVFDPNSWMQDLMVPDENHNNNNVMGNNNINNNNINNNNINNNNNSNNNSNDDDDDGGFKFKKLNGSCGKQKNVILKQLSELLKQSLETSEVPRQQGDEDDDDDEGEDEVEHGHQPFTSLLMMQGPLDVEFLKDDQSLEQNMMWSSRPREHRGTQIWDFNMGRLASPDESDANNEGFMIKTFNESLSEAEKTGLGEMYGINYSASHYAISALKNNSNDRKASYVTPNVYGGGSTDIQFTEQNVTGAEKLAMPLPKVDLELMAKTRGDAMLRYKEKKKNRRYDKHIRYESRKARADTRKRVKGRFVKANNEDGAG; encoded by the exons ATGGCGActtcaaacaacaacaacaaccccaCCATTCAACAAGACACCACCACTCCCCCTTGCGACTACTGCAACCACCACATCGCCGTCATCTTCTGCCGCGCAGACTCCGCCAAACTCTGCCTATTCTGCGACCACATCGTCCACTCCGCCAACACCCTCTCTAGCAAGCACCTCCGCTCCCAGATCTGCGACGGCTGCCGTTCCGCCCCCGTCTCTGTTCGTTGCTCCACCGATAACCTTGTTCTGTGTCGTGATTGCGACTGGGATGCCCACGGTAGCTGCGCTGTCTCCGCCGCACACGATCGTACCCCTATTGAGGGTTTCACCGGAACTCCGTCGCCCGTGGATTTGGCGGCAAATTGGGGGTTGGAATTGGGTTTGgatcagaagaagaagaaaaacccTAATGACCCGGTTCGTGATTCGGGTCAAGATTCGGGTCAAGATTCGGGTCAGTGGGAGTACCCGGTTTTTGACCCGAATTCTTGGATGCAAGATCTCATGGTTCCTGATGAGAATCATAATAACAATAATGTGATgggtaataataatattaataataataatattaataataataatattaataataataataatagtaataataatagtaatgatgatgatgatgatggtggattTAAGTTTAAGAAGTTGAATGGGTCATGTGGGAAGCAGAAAAATGTGATCTTGAAGCAGTTGAGTGAGCTTTTGAAGCAAAGTTTGGAGACATCTGAAGTGCCACGTCAGCAGggtgatgaggatgatgatgatgatgagggtgAGGATGAGGTGGAACATGGGCATCAACCTTTTACTTCTTTGTTGATGATGCAGGGGCCTTTGGATGTGGAGTTCTTGAAAGATGATCAGAGTTTGGAGCAGAATATGATGTGGAGTTCAAGACCGAGAGAACATCGAGGCACTCAG ATATGGGATTTTAACATGGGCCGATTAGCTAGTCCCGATGAATCTGATGCAAACAACGAAGGATTCATGATTAAAACATTTAATGAAAGTTTAAGCGAAGCAGAGAAAACAGGGTTAGGCGAAATGTACGGGATAAATTACTCCGCATCCCATTACGCTATTTCAGCTTTAAAA AACAACTCAAATGACAGAAAAGCAAGTTATGTAACACCAAATGTGTATGGCGGTGGTTCAACTGATATCCAGTTCACGGAGCAAAACGTGACGGGGGCTGAAAAACTTGCCATGCCGTTACCGAAAGTTGATTTAGAGCTTATGGCAAAAACCAGAGGTGACGCAATGCTTCGTTACAAGGAGAAGAAGAAAAATAGAAG ATATGACAAGCACATTCGTTACGAGTCAAGGAAGGCAAGAGCCGATACTAGAAAGCGAGTGAAGGGTCGGTTCGTGAAGGCTAATAACGAAGATGGTGCTGGTTAA
- the LOC110871808 gene encoding leucine-rich repeat protein 1 — protein sequence MAVLFLLLLLLLQISTSTYANIEGDALYAMRRSVKDPTNVLQSWDPTLVDPCTWFHVTCDSENRVTRLDLGNAKLSGNLVPDLGKLERLQYLELYMNNFVGTIPSEFGGLKNLISLDLFHNNLTGFIPPSLSKLSNIRFMRLNHNKFTGRIPRDLTKLPNLKILDVSNNDLCGTFPTWGSFSKLTEESFMNNPRLEGPELMGSVGYDDRDGN from the exons ATGGCGGTTTTGtttcttctccttcttcttcttcttcaaataTCCACATCTACATATGCAAACATTGAAG GAGATGCTTTGTATGCTATGAGAAGATCAGTGAAGGACCCTACCAATGTTCTTCAAAGCTGGGATCCAACTTTGGTTGACCCATGTACATGGTTTCATGTTACTTGTGATTCCGAGAACCGGGTTACCCGGCT TGATCTTGGAAATGCGAAATTGTCGGGTAATCTTGTTCCTGATTTGGGGAAGCTTGAGCGTCTTCAGTACTT GGAATTGTACATGAACAATTTTGTGGGGACAATACCATCTGAATTTGGTGGACTTAAGAATCTTATAAGCTTAGATCTCTTCCATAATAACCTTACCGGTTTTATTCCTCCTTCTCTTTCCAAGCTTTCCAATATCAGATTCAT GCGGCTTAATCACAACAAATTCACAGGAAGAATTCCAAGAGATCTTACTAAGCTTCCCAATCTTAAGATTCT GGATGTGTCGAATAATGATTTATGTGGCACGTTTCCGACTTGGGGTTCTTTCTCTAAGTTGACAGAAGAAAG TTTCATGAATAATCCGCGATTAGAAGGACCAGAACTTATGGGTTCGGTTGGGTACGATGATCGTGATGGGAACTGA
- the LOC110869432 gene encoding uncharacterized protein LOC110869432 → MEALKKFNPGTIVEWCVLRRTGVEQVEFRRVFWAFNHSILGFKHCRPVISIDATHLYGKYKGKLMIAMGVDGNNQILPLAFAIVENESYASWSWFLSHVKKHVVKDTQGICLISDRHAGILKAVNEQGSPWLEPHGFHRYCLRHFINNFNDKFRNSQLKALAYRAGSQNQIRKFNSIMEEIGKINRKAREWLEQHAFDKWTLAHDGGKRYGLLTTNLSEIFNSVLKGARFLPITSCVQLTFYRLVHYFDVRRPMGSNAQANGDMYTPHILAKQAASMSKAGAHSLRSFNRQKELL, encoded by the exons ATGGAGGCACTTAAAAAGTTCAATCCAGGGACCATAGTTGAATGGTGTGTTTTGAGACGGACTGGTGTAGAGCAGGTTGAATTTAGACGTGTGTTTTGGGCATTTAATCATTCTATCCTTGGATTTAAGCATTGTCGGCCAGTGATTAGCATTGATGCCACACATTTGTATGGCAAGTACAAAGGTAAGTTGATGATTGCAATGGGAGTTGATGGTAATAATCAGATATTGCCACTTGCATTTGCTATAGTTGAAAATGAATCTTACGCTAGTTGGAGTTGGTTTCTTTCTCATGTTAAGAAACATGTGGTGAAAGATACTCAAGGGATATGTCTAATTTCTGATCGTCATGCTGGAATTCTAAAGGCAGTTAATGAACAAGGATCTCCTTGGTTAGAGCCACATGGTTTTCACAG GTATTGCTTAAGGCATTTTATCAACAACTTTAATGATAAGTTTCGCAACTCTCAATTGAAAGCTTTAGCTTACCGTGCTGGGAGTCAGAATCAGATTAGAAAGTTTAACTCTATTATGGAGGAAATTGGAAAAATAAACCGAAAAGCTCGCGAGTGGCTTGAGCAACATGCATTTGACAAATGGACGCTTGCACATGATGGTGGAAAGCGTTATGGGCTACTCACAACAAATTTGTCAGAGATTTTTAATAGTGTACTTAAAGGTGCTCGTTTCTTACCCATCACATCATGTGTTCAACTTACATTTTATAGACTAGTACACTATTTTGATGTGAGACGTCCCATGGGATCTAATGCTCAAGCTAATGGAGATATGTATACTCCCCATATTTTGGCCAAACAAGCTGCTTCAATGTCAAAAGCTGGTGCACATTCTTTGAGGTCTTTTAACCGTCAGAAAG AATTATTGTAG